The region CATGAGGGCAAGCATCCCGAGCTGAAGGACAGGACGATCGTGCCTGACGTCCTACTGAACCCGCACAACGCTTCGCTGGGGTTCACGTTCTATGACGGCAAGCAGTTCCCGGCGGAGTATGACGGGGACATCTTCGCCGCGGAGCATGGCTCGTGGAATCGTTCAGCACGCGTCGGCTATGAGGTCATCCGGGTTCCCCTGCATGGAACGGGACACGCGACCGGAGAGTACGAGGACTTTATGACCGGCTTTGTGCTCCCGAGTGGCGACGTCTGGGGTCGACCAGTGGCGGTTACGGTCGCGACGGATGGATCACTGCTGGTGACGGACGACGGATCGAACGCGATCTGGAGGATTAGTTACACGGGCAAGTAAGCCTTTACAAACGATCCTTCCCCGAAGTCTATGCCTGGCAAGGACTCCTCCCGGAGTCTGGTGCAGGACGTTCCATCGAAAAATCTTTGCGGGTTCCTCCTGCAGGGTCATTGCTTCTCGATCGCCTTAGAGATGAAGGAAAAATACCGGTGCGAGAGAGAGCAGGAAAGCTGCGGCTTGGAGAGCGATTACCGCCATGGTTTGTCTTGGGGCTTGCCGCCACCACCGGAAGATGAAGAAGGCCAGAATGGGCGCCTGCCCGGCCATGAGCAACTGCCACAGATGAGCCAATGTTCCCTCATCGGCCTGACGATGGATGCCGAAGAAGGCCAGTGTGACAAGCACGACAGAGAGAGCCGTCACCGACATCAGCAGGGGAAGAAAGGCGGCCGGCTGTTTAATGAGCCATCCGACAGAGTAGCGATTTAGATTCATCGAGTTCATTTCAGCTCCTACGGTGGGGCAGAGGTTCTCCGAGATTGCAGACCGTATGACGTCGAACAAGATACGGTGATCCATCTTCTGGGAGTGCAGCAGATCTTCAAATTCAGCACCATAACGCCGTCTCCACGTTGAAGGATAAAAGTAAAGAAGAACATGGATCAGAGCGGCCTTCATGATGCCGCCAGCCTCTCAAGGCCTGTCTTCGAGAATCGATGCAGGATACTGAGACGCTCGCGAAGGACGCGGACTCCCTTGGCGGTGATGCAGTAAGGCTGCCGACGTTCTTCCGCCGGTAGCGGCTCGATGAGTTGCTGCTGTTCGAGCCGGGCGATTGCACCGTAAAGGGTCCCTGGGCCGAGACGAGTTCCACAGAGTAGAACGATGTCCTCAATCATTGCGTGCCCATGCTTGGGACCGCCAGCGAGGCTGGCGAGAATGAGCAAGGGGGGATCAGAGTACTGCTGCTCTCGCCCAGACTTTGCTACGTTTGGCTTAGTACTACGCATGACGTAGTTATTGCACGATAGTGACCCGCTGACAAGGAAAATCTCAAAGAAAAGCGTTCTACCTCCCGGATTTATTCACGGGATAGGTCACTTTTTATCGTTTTCTGGGGTTGCTCTGTTCTGGGAATCTCTTTCGTTGCATGCAGAAGAGTCTCGAGCGCCCATGCCACGGCTTGTTCCGCTTCAGTGCCTGAGAGCAGGCCGCGATCACGGAGCAACTGCCAGAAGGCAGCGCTGTAGATGGAGACGAAGACCGCGACGATGCGCACCTTTTCGTCTTCAGCAAGCCCTTCAAGTGCGGCAGCGAGACTCCTGGTGAAGGCGGCGCGGCCCTCAACGCCTCCCTGCTCGCGGACATCATTTCCGGCAGGAGAGGTGATGACGGCGCGGACGAGCAGTTCGTTGGTCTCAAATTCTCCGAAGACCGTGCGGGCAAGCGGAATGATCTCATCTTCGGTCTCGGGGAAACGCGTCCTGGTCGCTTCGCGCAGCCTGAGCCAGAGGGCATGAAGCAGGCTGGCACGGTCGGGAAAGTAGCGGTAGACCGTGCGAGCACCCATGCCGGCGGCCTTAGCAATGCTTTCGTGCGAGAACGTTCCGCGCGGGCCCTGGCCGAGTTGCTGCATGGCTACGGTCAGAATCTGTTCACGGGTCGCAGCGGTCTGGCGATCACGCAGGCTCTGCGGCTCTGCATTCATGGCAGCATTCTGTCACTCGAGCAGAAGTCTGTCTATATGTCGGCTCCAGTATTTTTTCCGGCAGAGGCGCATCGAGGTGTAGTGCAACGGAGGCGCTGAAAGTCATTGGCCGAGGCGCTGTCCTGGTTCGGCAGACGAGTCGTCCACTATCTCTCCGGGGTGAACCCAGGAGCGCATATTGCGGAGATGATGTTGCATGTGGGCGATGTAGTCCTCAATGAGGAAGCCGAGGGTGAGGGGTGAGCCCGCGACTGCGCCTTGATTTGCGAGGGAAGCGTGGGGAATATGGCGGATGGTCCAGACGATGTGCTCGTTGAGGGCGAACCAGAGAGCGAGGACCTCGGCCCACTCGCGATTATGGTAGTGCTGCACTGCCACCCAGGAGTCCTGGGCGTACCCGGGCATGTGCTCGAAGGCGATCTGCATCCGGACCATGCGAGTGAGGTTATTAATAGCGGAGTCGGTGAGGTGACCGATGACCTCCTTGGCGGACCATTTGCCCTCGCGCTCGGGAAGGCTGGCGTCGGCGTTCGAGAGGGTGACGAGCCAGGGGACTGCGGATCGAATGGTAGAGGAGAGGTGCCGCGCCAGCTCCTCCGGATCGAGGAGGCCGGGATCGGTCGGCTGTGTGTAGGTTATGCCCATTCGAACGCTCCTTGATTAAGAACGAACTCTGGCCAGGTGTCATTTGAGGCGATTCCTGGTGTGAGATAGAGCGAGACGACGTCGAAGCGTGCCGTGGACGGGCGACGTGGGGCTGGAATGCGTTGCATGTAAGCGCGCGCAAGGCGGCGAAGGACGCGCTGCTTTTCGTGGTCTACAGCCAGCTCAGCGGCGAAAGCATCGCGGTGCGTGCGGGTTTTGACCTCGATGAAACAGAGTGTGGAACCATGCCAGGCGACGAGGTCGAGATCGCCGCGAAATTTTGCGCTCTTCCAGCGGCGGGCAACGACGATGTATCCATGGAGGCGGAGATGGAAGAGGGCTTCGCGTTCGCCGAGAGTGCCGGTCTCAAGGTGCGAGGCGGAGCGGGTGCGATGCATGGAATGGAGGCGTCGGATAGCCCAGCTTTGTGCATGGATCCAGGCTCGCGCGGTGAGTCGCGGCCTGCGGGGAGTTCGTGCGGCGACGGGCATGCCTTCAGGATAGCGGGACGAAGGGACGTGCGCACCTGGGATGTTGTAGAGAAAGCGTGAAAGTGGCGCAGGGAAGAGAAAGTGTCTTGACAAGGATGCAGCCGGAGCGCAGTATCTCGGGCAGATTCTTTCCTGCGCCCTGCAGGACTTGCAGTTTTAGCGCTTTATCCGGGCTTTGGGTTTCTTCACCAAAGGAGATTCGTTTTATGCCCGATCTTGAGAGTAGGTTCTCTTTCTCTGGAACTTTTCCCTGACTTGATCCTTCATTGTCGCTGGCGGTGGATCCGACCTGCTGAAGATTTTTAAAAAAGTTGAATGAGGTGGCGCAACGCCTGTTCGCCTACATGGAGTCTGCTGGCTACGCAGTCGCGTGGAAGATGCAGGGCTGAAGGGCGGAGAAGATGGCGGGATGCGCTCCTCCAGCGCCCGGGACGAGGCGCTGGAGAGGATCGAGTGGGCGCGCACAACTTCCCTCCTGTGCGCGCCCGTCGGTCCTCGCGATGAAGATCTTTGGATCCAACAGAGAGCAAAATGGAATGGAGGAACATTTCGATCCGCTGCGACCGTCTAATATAGGCGAGTGAATGGATAGGGGGATCGATGACTCTGCTGAATGCGCCGAAGTACAACGCGGGCCGCGAACGCCGGAAAGCTGTTCTCATCTATGGCGGAATTGCCGTAGTGGTTCTGGTGGCGGTGATTGGAGTGCTTGGTTTCCTGATGGGGCATGGATGGTTCTTCACGAACCTGAAGGCGGAGCATCGGGTGAACCAGTTTTTCAATGCGCTGGAGGCAAAAAACTACAACGAGGCATACGCGATCTGGATGAACGATCCCAATTGGCAGCAGCATCCCCAGAAGTATGACTACACGCTGAAGCGGTTTACCGAGGACTGGACGACAGAGAGTCCGGTCGGTCCAATTCGCTCGCACCACGTTGATATCTCAAAGACGGACGGCTCAGGAACGTTTGGGACGGGCATTATTGTGGCGGTGCGGGTGAACGGCGGCCAGAAGATGTTTATGTGGTATGAGAAGAAGGATGGAACTCTGACGTATCCGGCGCCGCATGAGCTGCAGTATCAGTGACCGGACTTGTTTCCCGGCAGGGGAAATCAATCTTCATCAAATACGGCATCAAGATCATGAAAAGCGCGTTTTTGGGAATCTATTTGCGGATCTGGGTTTGACCGCGGCTCGTGCAATTCCTTAGCATCGTTGGGTTTGCTGCCGAGACCTGCGCTGGATCGAATCGCCAACTTATTCTGGCCTGCCATGCGTGATGAAGGAAGAATTGCGCCTTCCGGAGAGGAAGGGGGTTTCTCTGCAGACGTGGCCACGTTGAATTTGCGATCAGAGGAGACGCGTGGGATGAATCGCCGGGATGTGATCAAGGGAGCACTCTTGTCCGCGGGAGCCATTTCAACCGGAAGCGCGATGGCGCAGGAGGTTGAGAGCAGGGCAGGAGGGGAGAAGCCGGCTCCGCACGAGAGCTTTCCGGCGGCACCGCGCAAGACGAACGGCGAGCGCATGCCCAATATCCTTTGGGTGTGTACGGACCAGCAGAGATTCGACACGATCTCGGGGTTGAGCAACTCCGTCATTAAGACGCCGAACCTTGAGAAGTTCATGGGCGAGTCGGTGACGTTTACCAATGCGTTTGTGCAGACGCCGATCTGCTCTCCATCTCGAGCGAGCTTTTTGACGGGTCGGTATCCGCATGTGACCGGGCTGCGGGCGAATGGGCAGAGGATCAACCCGACGGAGCGTCTGGTGACACGCACGCTGGCGGACTATGAGTACACCTGCGGGCTGGCAGGCAAGCTGCACCTCTCGCCCTGCCTCGGCGGCCGCGTGGAGCAGCGCATCGACGACGGGTACGAGGTCTTCAAGTGGAGCCACGATATCAGCGACAACTGGCCGCTGAAGAACGAGTGGTACGTGTGGCTGGACCGGCAGGGGGTGAAGATCCCGAAGGCTCCGAAGGGGCCGGTCTGGGGGATGCCGATCGATCCGAAGTACTCGCAGACGGCGTGGTGCGCGGATATGGCGATCCAGTTTATGCGCCAGCAGAAGGAGTTCAATCCGTGGCTGATGTCGGTGAATATCTTCCAGCCGCACCATCCTTTCTATCCGACGGCGGAGTACCTGAGCCACTATGACCCGGCGAAGATGCCGAAGCCGGCGTATCGCGAGGGCGAGCTGAAGAACAAGCCGGTTTTCCAGACGGTGGACCACAACGGCGCGTATGGCGGGAAAGACATCTCGTTTGCGAAGACGTCGCCGGAGGTTCATCAGGAGGTGATTGCGGCGTACTACGCGATGATCGAGCAAGTGGACACGGAGATGGGCCGCATGATGCAGGCGCTTGAAGAGAGCGGGCAGGCGGACAACACCATCGTCATCTTTATGAGCGACCATGGCGAGATGCTGGGCGATCATGGGATGTACCTGAAGGGGCCGTATTTCTACGACTGCCTTTCGCGGGTGCCGCTGATGATTCGCTGGCCGGGAAGATTTAAGAAGGGGCTGAAGGTGGATGCGCTGGTGGAGCTGGTGGATCTGGCTCCTACGCTGCTGGAGGCAGCGGGGATCCCGGTTTCAGCTGGGGTGCAGGGCCGCTCGCTAATGCCGCTGCTGACGGGGCAGACGACGGAGCATCGCGACAACGTGTATATGGAGTACTTCGACGCAAATGCGACCTATGAGATTCCGCCGATGCTGACGAGCGTTCGGACCAAGAAGTGGAAGCTGAACTACTGCGACAAGCCGAGGACAGGTGAGCTTTATGATCTGGAGAAGGATCCGGGCGAGTTCAACAACCTGTGGGGCGATCCGCACGCGCGTGACGCGCAGGAGATGATGATGCACACCCTTGTGGGGCGCATGATTGAGACGACCGATCCGCTGCCGGTGCGGCATACTGCCTGGTAGACCAACCTTTCGATACTGAGGGACTGATATTGATGCGAATGAGACTCGTAGCCTGCGCGGCGCTTGCGGCGATGTGTGTTTCTGGAGTGGCACAGCAGCAGCACCGTCCACCGGCTGTACCGTTGATTACCCACGATCCTTTCTTCAGCCTGTGGTCGATGGGGAACAAGCTGACGGATGTTCCGGTGAAGCATTGGACGGAGGTGGCGCAGCCGATCGTGGGATTGATCCGGATCGATGGCAAGACCTATCGGTGGATGGGGGCGATGCCGCGGTATTTCGGGATGCCCGCGGTGGAGACGATGGAGCAGACGTCGGTGGAGCTGACTCCGCTGCACACAAAGTATCACTTCAGGGCTGCGGGGCTGGAGCTGGCGGTGACGTTCTTCAGTCCACTGCTGCCGAAGGATCTGGACGTGATGTCGCGCCCGGTTACGTATGTGAGCTGGAGCGTGCGGTCGCTGGATGGAAAAGAGCATCAGGCAGACCTGCTGCTGGATGTGGATCCTCTGATCGCGGTCGATCAGCCGAGCCAGCCGGTGACGTGGTCGCGGACGCGTGCCGAAGGCCTGACGGTGCTGAACGTGGGGACGCGCGATCAGGATTATCTGCACCAGTCCGGCGACCGGGTGCGGGCTGACTGGGGGTACTTCCATCTGGCGGTTCCGGATACGGCGAAGGCGTCCACCTCAATGGCGTTTAACGGGATTCCGACGTTTGTGACCTCGGGGAATCTTCCGGAGGTGGATGATTCGTCGATGCCATTGCCCGCGATGCGGCGAGGACGTGCGGCGCATCTTTCGGCGAAGCTGCCTCTGGGAACGGTGGGAAGCACGGCTACCGAGGGGCACGTTGAGGTTGCGTACACGCAGACCTACGCGATCGAGTACATGGGAAGAAGGCTGCGCCCGTACTGGCAGCGCAATGGGATGAGCGAGGGCACGCTGCTCGCAACGTCGGAGAAGGAGTATGCGCAGATCGAGCAGCGCGGAACGAAGTTCGACGACGAGACGATGGCCGCGATGGAGAAGGCTGGCGGGGCCGACTACAAGTACCTGACGTCGCTGCTGTTTCGCCAGACGATAGCGGCGCACAAGCTGGTGGCCGACATCGATGGGACGCCGATGTTCTTCTCCAAGGAGAACGACAGCAACGGATGCATCGATACGGTGGATGTAACGTATCCGTCCTCGCCGTTCTTCCTGCTGTTCAACCCGAAGCTGCTGGAGGCGCAGTTGGAGCCGGTGATGCGGTATTCGGCGTTGCCGCGCTGGCGGTTCCCGTTTGCGCCGCATGACCTGGGGACCTACCCGCTGGCGAACGGGCAGGTCTATGGCGGTGGGGAGGAGAACGAAGAAGACCAGATGCCGGTGGAGGAGAGCGGAAACCTGATCATCATGGTGGCCGCGATGGAGCGCGCTGAGGGCAACTGGGACTTTGCGAAACGCTTTATGCCGCAGCTGACGCAGTGGGCAGATTATCTCGAGAAGAAGGGGATGGACCCGGAGAATCAGTTAAGCACGGACGACTTCGCCGGTCACCTCGCGCACAATACCAATCTCTCAATCAAGGCGATTGAGGCGCTTGGGGCGTTTGTCGAGATCGCTCGCGGAGTAGGCGATGCGAAGCTGGCGGACAAGTATGCTGCCGCTGTAAAGCCGATGCCGGCGCAGTGGGAGAAGATGGCGCTCGACGGCGACCACTACAAGCTGGCGTTCGATCAGCCTGGAACGTGGAGCCAGAAGTACAACCTGGTGTGGGATGACCTGCTGGGTCTGCACCTGTTTCCGAAGCGCGTGATGCAGACCGAGTGGTCGTTCTACAGCAAGCATATGGAGAAGTACGGTCTGCCGCTCGACAATCGCAAGACGATCACGAAGCTGGACTGGGAGGTCTGGACGGCGAGCCTGGCGAGCACGCCGGAGCAGTACCAGGACCTGATCCATCGACTGGTGGTGTGGGCGGATGAGACGCCTTCGCGGGTGCCGACGACGGACTGGTACGACACCATCAGCGGAAAGCAGATGGGCTTCCAGGCGCGGTCAGTTGTGGGTGGGGTGTTTATCAAGGCGCTTATGGCGAAGGGGATCACGCATTAAAGCTTGCAAGTCGTCATCCTGAGCAACGCGAAGGATCTCTATATTCCACCGGGAACGCTATAGGCGCCACCGGCAAAATACAGGGATCCTTCACTTCGTTCAGGATGACGGATTGAAAATGGCACCTGAAGGACGTGCCACGGGAAGAAGACGCAAAACTAGCTTTTTATCTGATCGAAGGCGGTTGCTGCTGCTCCCTGAACGCCGGAGTAGAGGCCTGCGGCAGATGCGATGAGGCGCGGCGGACGCTTTGCCCCGAAGTGGAGCAGGGTTGCGCTGCGTTGTTCGACCTCGTGCAGGAAGTCTCGCTGGCCTTCGATGAGGCCGCCCGAAAGGAGGATCGCTTCGGGATCGAGCAGGTTGCAGATATTAGCGACACCTTCAGCGAGATAGCCGGCAAGCTGGCTGTAGGCGTGACGTGCCTTCGGATCTCCAGCGATGGAGCGCTCGGCGATGAGGCGGGCGGCGGTGGCGGCGGGCTGATCGATGGGAGCCGAGGGTTCGAGCTGTCGGTACTCTTCGATGAGAGCGGCGGTGGAGACGTAGGCTTCCAGACAGCCGCGGCGGCCGCAGTTGCACGGCTTGCCGTCGAACCGGATGGTCTGATGGCCGAGGGTGCCGGCGAAGCCGTGAGTGCCGCGGACGAGGCGTCCGTCGATGACGATTCCACCGCCGATTCCGGTGCCGATGGTGAGGGCGACGAAGTTCGATAGGCCCTTGGCGGCTCCGAAGCGAAGCTCAGCGAGTGCGGCGGCCTGGGCGTCGTTTTCGACGAAGACGGGAAGCTCGGTAAATCCCTGAAGGTACTGCCGGAGGTGGAAGCCAGCCCAGCCGGGCAGGTTTTCGGTGGCAGCGAAGACCGTGCCCTTGGCGGAGTCGATCGCTCCTGCGCTGGCGACCCCGATGCCTGCGATCTCGAGTTTGGCATCGGCTGCTGCCTTCAGGGTCTGGGTGAGGGCGGTGCTGAGTCCGGCGGCGATGGTCTCGCGGCCCTGCGAGGCTTGTGTTGGGACCTGCTGAGGAAGCTGCACTGTGCCATCTTCACTGACGACTGCAGACTTGATGGCGGTGCCTCCGATATCGATCCCGATGACGTAGCAAGGCGCCTTCGAGGTCGGCTCGGAGAGAGGCCGGATGGCCTCAACAAAGGTTGCGGTGATGCTGCCGGGGCGGGTGATGGCAGAGCCGACGACGACCGACCATGCACCGGCTTCGAGGGCGATGCGGGCCAATGCAGGCGTGGAGACGTTGCCCTCTGCGATGACCGGCTTGCCGGTCTCGCGTGCCAGTGCAGTGACGAGTTCCGGATGGAAGCCGAAGGTGGCCTTGGTCTCCTCGGTGTAGCCGTGAAGGGTGGGGGCGACGATGTCGGCTCCGCCTTCGGCAGCGAGGATGCCGTCGTGCAGGGTGGCGATGTCAGCCATGACGAGCAGGCCCAGCTCCTCGTGGATGCGGCGGACGATCTCGCGCCAGGGCTCGCCGTAGAGATGCGGTCGGTCGGTGCAATCGAGCGCGATGATGTCGGCTCCTGCTTCGGCCAGAGCTTTGGCGGAGGCGAAGTCGGGGGTGATGCGGAGCTGACCGCCCTCGTAGCTCTTCTGAATGGCGATGATGGGCAGTTTGGTGTCGAGCCGGACGGCGCGGACGTCCTCGGGACTGTTGAGTCTGATACCGCTGGCGCCTCCCATGACGGCGGAGCGGGCGACGCGGCGCAGCGTCTCGGTATCCTCCATGGGATCGTTGGGGGCAGCCTGACAGGAGACGATGAGCTTGCGGTAAATCGATTGCAGGACGGAGTTCATGGGCTGGACGAGTTCCTGAAGTGTCTGGAGTCTGAAAGATGGTACTCTACGCCGGCACGTATGGTTGTATAGTCTACTAGCGAATCTGGCTCTTCATAAAAGATATAAGGTGTGTTGCGTCCAGGACACAGATGGGAAATATGCACGATGTGCTGATTGCAGGAGCCCTGCTGGCCGTTGTTTCGGGAGTTATGAACGGCCTCTTCACGCTGCCGATGCGCTTTCTTGGGCGCTGGTCGTGGGAGAACGTCTGGACTGTCTTTATAGGCGGCGCCTGCCTGCTTTTGCCAGCGGTCCTGGTGGGAATCACGGCGCCGCAGAGTTACAGGCTACTGCTGGAGGCGCCAGGCCGCGCTGTGGGGATCGCCCTGGCGACTGGCTTTGCCTGGGGCTTTGGGGCGATCATGTTTGGTCAGAGTGTGAGCGCGATCGGCATTGCGCTGGCCAATACGTTTGTTCTTGCCATCAGTTCGGCGCTGGGAGCTCTGCTGCCCATGCTGTTGCTGACCCCGGCCAGAATTTACGAGAGATCGGGGCAGATGGTCCTGCTGGGGGTGGCGATTGAGATCTGCGGAATTGCGCTGTGCGGCAGGGCGGGGTTGCTGCGGGAGCGGGCCGCGGTCAACCAGAAAGAGCAGAGGGGCGATCTGGTCGGCAAGGCACGGCCGCTGGCTGTAGCGCTTCTTCTGGTCATCGGTTCGGGCCTGCTGTCGGCTGTCTTCAATGTGGGGTTTGCGCTTTCACAGCCCATTGCAGCCTTTGGCCAGATGCATGGTCTCAGCGAATTTGCCAGTACGAACCTGATCTGGATTCTGATGCTGGGCGGTGGGGCGGTCTCAAACCTGGGATTCTGTGCATTTCTTCTGATGAAGAACCGCACGGTCTGGAAATTCGTACAACCGGGAGGCGCGCGGCTGTATGGTTTTGGCTTAATCATGGCCGTGTTGTGGGGAGGAAGTATCTTTGTGTACGGTCTTGCAACGCCTAAGCTGGGAGCTTTGGGCCCTTCGATCGGGTGGCCGCTTAGCCTGGCGACCGGCCTGCTGGTGGCGAATGTCGTCGGCCTGTTGTTGGGGGAGTGGAAGGGAACATCTCGCGGCGCATTGCGCGTGATGTTCTCGGGAATTGGAGTGCTGGTTATCGCTATCTCTGTTTTGAGTAGGGCAAATCAATGAACGTAAGAAGGAGTGCCTTGAAGGGTACAGGGGATGTCCGCGAATCGAAGTCTGATGGAACGACGAAGGACGCGAGCCATGCAGGGTTGCCGCCGGGATTGTTTCAACCTCTGAACAAGAAAAGTTTCGAGCCGCTCTATGCCCAGATCCAGTCGCGGTTGAAGGAACTGATTCGTACCGGAGAGATCGGCGTGAACGACTCTCTGCCAGGCGAGGCGGAGCTTTCGCGCATCTTCGGGATCAGCCGCATGACCGCGCGTCATGCGCTGCAGGGACTGACGACGGAGGGCCTTACCTACAGGGAGCGCGGTCGCGGGACCTTTGTCTCACCCCCGAAGGTGGAGAAGGAGATTACGCATCTGCTGGGCTTTTCGGCTCAGATACGGCTACTGGGTATGAAGTCGAGCACACGCGTGCTGGCGTCGGCAGTGATCCCGGCGGAGGCATCGATTGCAGAGCCGCTGGAGCTTGCGCTACACGACAATGTGCTGCGCCTGCAGCGGCTTCGTCTGGCCGACGATGAGCCAATCGCGATTGAAGAGGTCTGGATTCCTCGTGGGCGGTTTCCGGGTATCGAGGAGATCGACTTCGGAAAGCACTCGCTCTATGAGACGTTGCGTGATCGCTACGGCATACGGATAGGCTCGTCACGGGAGACGATTGGCGCGCGTGGGGCTACAGCAGAGGAAGCGCGTCTGCTTCGGATTTCATCGCGATCGAGCCTGCTGGAGGTCTCGCGTACGCTGCTGGACGTGGAGGGACAACCGATGGAGGTAGCGCATTCGCTCTATCGCGGCGATCGCTATCGCGCAGTTCTGACGATCCCCGCGATTGAGCAGCACTGAAGCGCGGCTTGTTTCCACGTGAAGCTAGAGAAGAGAGGGTAAGGACTGTGCAGGCGAAATTGACTGCGATGCTGCTGGCAGTTGTGATGCCGGTATGGGGACAGCAGAAGACTCCGCAGCGGATTCTGGATGTTATGAAGGTCTCGGCTGAGGGAGACTCCTCTCAGGCGCTCGTCTCGCCGGCGGCAGGGCCGGTTCACGACGTGAACTGCGACGTCGTCATTATTGGAGCCGGCATGGGGGGCGTCAGCGCTGCTCTCGCAACGGCAGAGAGTGGCCACACCGTGTGCATGACCGAGCCGACCTTGTGGGTGGGAGGTCAGGCGACCTCGCAGGGTGTTTCAGCCTTCGACGATAACAAGTGGATCAATACTACTGGCGGAACGGCAAGTTATCTGGATCTGAGCAACAGGATTCGCAGATATTATGCGGGATTCCGGCGCAATCGAGAGGAGACGATCGAGCAGGCAATTCGAGGAGATATATCGAATCCCGGCGGATGCTGGGTGGGGAGGCTTTGCTTCGAGCCACAACCCGCGGAAGAGATTCTTTCGTCAATGCTGAAGCCGTATGAGGACCGTGGCCTTCTGCGTCTGTGGCTGCATACGGCGCCGGCTAAAGTCGATCGCAAGGGACGAACGATCCGCAACGTCGTGGTCTATGACTTTGGGCATTCGGCCTGGTTCCGGCTGAAGGGGAAGTTCTTTGTTGAGGCGAGCGAGCTTGGCGATGTGCTTCCGCTGAGCGGTCTGCCGTATC is a window of Edaphobacter sp. 12200R-103 DNA encoding:
- a CDS encoding GntR family transcriptional regulator, translating into MKGTGDVRESKSDGTTKDASHAGLPPGLFQPLNKKSFEPLYAQIQSRLKELIRTGEIGVNDSLPGEAELSRIFGISRMTARHALQGLTTEGLTYRERGRGTFVSPPKVEKEITHLLGFSAQIRLLGMKSSTRVLASAVIPAEASIAEPLELALHDNVLRLQRLRLADDEPIAIEEVWIPRGRFPGIEEIDFGKHSLYETLRDRYGIRIGSSRETIGARGATAEEARLLRISSRSSLLEVSRTLLDVEGQPMEVAHSLYRGDRYRAVLTIPAIEQH